The Papaver somniferum cultivar HN1 chromosome 3, ASM357369v1, whole genome shotgun sequence genome includes a region encoding these proteins:
- the LOC113361417 gene encoding uncharacterized protein LOC113361417 → MGETAYCSSSSSEEEDGDAEWRAAINSIATDISNQSAATDGPVPKTSNRTSNSEEKPKPKHYVVKVQKLLEDMLDKSLEMVNEPIPECDDEPAIDEGGGIRLFRHAPLGIVFDPVDGSKLPRKRPKILPGYEVDEKSKKFKCQLKSVAVDGVEIIASARDACKKSLARLEAKDAAAKAKAKREEERVAELKKIRGEKWLPSIAKHMRVKK, encoded by the exons ATGGGTGAAACAGCTTattgcagtagcagcagcagtgaaGAGGAAGATGGTGATGCTGAATGGAGAGCTGCAATCAATTCTATAGCTACTGATATTAGTAATCAATCAGCCGCCACTGATGGCCCTGTTCCAAAAACCTCCAATCGTACATCAAATTCTGAAGAAAAACCGAAACCCAAGCACTATGTTGTTAAG GTACAAAAACTCTTAGAAGATATGTTAGACAAGAGCTTAGAAATGGTGAACGAACCCATTCCTGAATGTGATGATGAACCAGCAATAGATGAAGGTGGAGGTATTCGATTGTTTAGGCATGCTCCTTTGGGGATTGTATTTGATCCTGTTG ATGGATCTAAACTGCCAAGAAAGAGGCCAAAGATTCTTCCTGGATATGAGGTAGATGAGAAGTCGAAAAAG TTTAAATGTCAGCTCAAGTCCGTTGCCGTGGATGGTGTAGAAATAATTGCTTCTGCAAGAGATGCTTGTAAGAAATCGCTGGCTAGACTTGAAGCTAAAGATGCCGCAGCAAAAGCAAAAGCTaaaagagaggaagaaagagtTGCAGAGCTGAAAAAAATTAGGGGGGAGAAGTGGCTACCTTCTATTGCTAAGCACATGCGG GTGAAGAAGTAA
- the LOC113356683 gene encoding uncharacterized protein LOC113356683 isoform X1, translating into MGNKYRKLASLHGDAVSKCTLPIVVWCLVGCVLIIHFYTSIFYGDGEEGDIPVRLNSHLLTRDLEKIEEESFFIQPPRVKRSPRAIKRKPKPKRHLSIIEEFLDENSQFRHLFFPDRRMAVGPMNNTDNDELNFYPGRIWLDTNGEPIQAHGGGILYVDRFKTYYWYGENKDGPTYHAHQRASARVDVIGISCYSSKDLWTWKNEGIVLAVEQTNMTHDLYKLNVLERPKVIYNDKTEKYIMWMHIDDANYTKASVGIAISETPVGPFEYLYSKQPHGFDSRDMTIFKDDSGIAYVIYSSEGNSELHVGPLTDDYLDVTHEMRRILVGHRREAPALFKYQGTYYMITSGCSGWAPNEALAHAAESIMGPWETIGNPCTGGNRIFRHTTFFAQSTYVLPLPGIPGSFIFMADRWNPADLRDSRYVWLPLTVGGAADEPLEYSFRFPLWSRVSIYWHRKWKLPNAVSFNR; encoded by the exons ATGGGAAACAAATATAGGAAACTGGCCTCTCTCCATGGTGATGCAGTAAGCAAATGTACATTACCTATTGTGGTTTGGTGCCTGGTGGGATGTGTTCTTATTATCCATTTTTATACTAGTATCTTTTATGGAGATGGGGAAGAAGGGGACATTCCGGTGCGGCTGAATAGCCATTTACTGACTCGTGACCTTGAAAAGATCGAGGAGGAGAGTTTTTTTATCCAACCCCCAAGGGTAAAAAGATCACCACGTGCAATTAAACGAAAGCCAAAGCCTAAGCGGCACCTGTCGATAATTGAAGAATTCCTTGATGAGAATTCTCAGTTTAGACATTTGTTCTTTCCTGATAGAAGGATGGCTGTTGGACCAATGAACAACACCGATAATGATGAGTTAAACTTTTATCCAGGGAGGATCTGGTTAGACACAAATGGAGAACCCATTCAAGCTCATGGAGGTGGGATTTTATATGTTGACAGATTCAAGACTTATTATTGGTACGGAGAGAACAAAGATGGTCCTACTTACCATGCTCATCAAAGAGCTTCTGCACGG GTCGACGTAATTGGGATCAGTTGCTACTCTTCCAAGGACTTGTGGACATGGAAGAATGAGGGCATTGTACTTGCAGTAGAGCAGACAAATATGACCCACGACCTTTACAAACTCAACGTGCTTGAGAGGCCCAAGGTGATTTACAATGACAAGACAGAGAAGTACATAATGTGGATGCACATTGATGATGCTAATTACACCAAAGCCTCCGTCGGTATTGCAATAAGTGAAACTCCAGTAGGACCCTTTGAGTACCTTTACAGCAAACAACCTCATGGTTTTGACAGCAGAGACATGACTATTTTCAAAGACGATAGTGGCATTGCATATGTAATCTACTCTTCAGAAGGCAACAGTGAACTTCACGTCGGACCATTAACTGATGATTATCTCGATGTTACGCACGAAATGAGAAGAATTCTGGTAGGGCACCGTAGAGAAGCTCCTGCACTGTTCAAGTATCAAGGAACATATTATATGATAACCTCTGGCTGTTCAGGTTGGGCACCAAATGAGGCCCTTGCCCATGCAGCAGAATCGATCATGGGTCCATGGGAAACAATTGGCAATCCTTGTACAGGAGGGAATAGGATATTCAGACACACAACATTCTTTGCACAGAGTACCTATGTGCTCCCTCTGCCAGGAATTCCTGGCTCATTTATTTTCATGGCAGATAGATGGAACCCAGCTGATTTAAGGGACTCGAGATATGTTTGGCTACCTCTGACAGTTGGAGGTGCAGCAGACGAGCCTCTGGAATACAGTTTTAGGTTCCCATTATGGTCTAGAGTGTCTATTTACTGGCACAGAAAATGGAAACTCCCCAATGCTGTATCGTTTAACCGTTGA
- the LOC113356683 gene encoding uncharacterized protein LOC113356683 isoform X2 codes for MVMHIFYGDGEEGDIPVRLNSHLLTRDLEKIEEESFFIQPPRVKRSPRAIKRKPKPKRHLSIIEEFLDENSQFRHLFFPDRRMAVGPMNNTDNDELNFYPGRIWLDTNGEPIQAHGGGILYVDRFKTYYWYGENKDGPTYHAHQRASARVDVIGISCYSSKDLWTWKNEGIVLAVEQTNMTHDLYKLNVLERPKVIYNDKTEKYIMWMHIDDANYTKASVGIAISETPVGPFEYLYSKQPHGFDSRDMTIFKDDSGIAYVIYSSEGNSELHVGPLTDDYLDVTHEMRRILVGHRREAPALFKYQGTYYMITSGCSGWAPNEALAHAAESIMGPWETIGNPCTGGNRIFRHTTFFAQSTYVLPLPGIPGSFIFMADRWNPADLRDSRYVWLPLTVGGAADEPLEYSFRFPLWSRVSIYWHRKWKLPNAVSFNR; via the exons ATGGTGATGCA TATCTTTTATGGAGATGGGGAAGAAGGGGACATTCCGGTGCGGCTGAATAGCCATTTACTGACTCGTGACCTTGAAAAGATCGAGGAGGAGAGTTTTTTTATCCAACCCCCAAGGGTAAAAAGATCACCACGTGCAATTAAACGAAAGCCAAAGCCTAAGCGGCACCTGTCGATAATTGAAGAATTCCTTGATGAGAATTCTCAGTTTAGACATTTGTTCTTTCCTGATAGAAGGATGGCTGTTGGACCAATGAACAACACCGATAATGATGAGTTAAACTTTTATCCAGGGAGGATCTGGTTAGACACAAATGGAGAACCCATTCAAGCTCATGGAGGTGGGATTTTATATGTTGACAGATTCAAGACTTATTATTGGTACGGAGAGAACAAAGATGGTCCTACTTACCATGCTCATCAAAGAGCTTCTGCACGG GTCGACGTAATTGGGATCAGTTGCTACTCTTCCAAGGACTTGTGGACATGGAAGAATGAGGGCATTGTACTTGCAGTAGAGCAGACAAATATGACCCACGACCTTTACAAACTCAACGTGCTTGAGAGGCCCAAGGTGATTTACAATGACAAGACAGAGAAGTACATAATGTGGATGCACATTGATGATGCTAATTACACCAAAGCCTCCGTCGGTATTGCAATAAGTGAAACTCCAGTAGGACCCTTTGAGTACCTTTACAGCAAACAACCTCATGGTTTTGACAGCAGAGACATGACTATTTTCAAAGACGATAGTGGCATTGCATATGTAATCTACTCTTCAGAAGGCAACAGTGAACTTCACGTCGGACCATTAACTGATGATTATCTCGATGTTACGCACGAAATGAGAAGAATTCTGGTAGGGCACCGTAGAGAAGCTCCTGCACTGTTCAAGTATCAAGGAACATATTATATGATAACCTCTGGCTGTTCAGGTTGGGCACCAAATGAGGCCCTTGCCCATGCAGCAGAATCGATCATGGGTCCATGGGAAACAATTGGCAATCCTTGTACAGGAGGGAATAGGATATTCAGACACACAACATTCTTTGCACAGAGTACCTATGTGCTCCCTCTGCCAGGAATTCCTGGCTCATTTATTTTCATGGCAGATAGATGGAACCCAGCTGATTTAAGGGACTCGAGATATGTTTGGCTACCTCTGACAGTTGGAGGTGCAGCAGACGAGCCTCTGGAATACAGTTTTAGGTTCCCATTATGGTCTAGAGTGTCTATTTACTGGCACAGAAAATGGAAACTCCCCAATGCTGTATCGTTTAACCGTTGA